CACTGGGGGCAGAAGGCTCACAGGCACAGTGGCAGGTACCCGCCGGATGGCCCCTGGATCAGTCTATCTCCAGGACAGCGCGCTGCCCCTTCTTCTCAGCGGCGACACGAAGGACAGTGCGCATGGCATTGGCGACGCTGCCGCCCTTGCCGATGACGCGTCCGACGTCGCTGGCATCTACCCGGAGCCGGTAGAGAGTGGCTCTCGGTCCCACCAGCTCTAGCACTTGCACCTTCTCTGGGTGCTCTACCAGGTTATGGGCGATGAACTCAATCA
This genomic stretch from Anaerolineae bacterium harbors:
- a CDS encoding KH domain-containing protein, encoding MRPLIEFIAHNLVEHPEKVQVLELVGPRATLYRLRVDASDVGRVIGKGGSVANAMRTVLRVAAEKKGQRAVLEID